A single Anopheles funestus chromosome 2RL, idAnoFuneDA-416_04, whole genome shotgun sequence DNA region contains:
- the LOC125775035 gene encoding protein Wnt-10a, whose translation MGHWEVRGVRRLILWLCLIALKRVQSLPDVRATCRTVPGLTRDQLELCYRASDVTASAIEGLELGVRECQYQFQWHRWNCSSLSTKSRNPHTSNMLKRGYRESAFAYAIAAAGVTHSIARACAQGRLISCGCDPSVNRKGMSKSLRESLEKEKLRFLDAIAESNSVFEEGDSLRKLKAKQASRWKWGGCSHNMAFGVEFSELFLDSREKGADIQSQINLHNNRAGRRAVSNNMQVRCKCHGMSGSCQLKTCWKSAPDFRVVGRVLKQQYRRAILVDQSNLGNGPPMIVYRKPKKRKHVSNLRPPRRQPREQQLVPLGNRLSGPTNRKLENALFYYQRSPNFCERDQISDIPGTIGRRCNRTSSGSEGCASMCCGRGYNLIREKRIDRCNCKFHWCCFVECDDCEIEEWISVCN comes from the exons ATGGGGCATTGGGAGGTTCGAGGTGTACGACGGCTTATACTGTGGTTGTGTCTAATTGCGCTAAAGAG AGTTCAAAGTTTGCCGGACGTCCGGGCGACGTGCCGTACTGTGCCGGGATTGACacgggaccagctggaacttTGCTATCGGGCTAGCGACGTAACGGCGTCCGCCATCGAAGGACTGGAGCTTGGTGTGCGCGAGTGTCAGTACCAGTTCCAATGGCATCGGTGGAACTGTTCGTCGCTCAGCACCAAAAGCCGCAATCCCCACACATCGAACATGCTGAAACGAG GCTATAGAGAGAGTGCATTTGCGTACGCGATCGCAGCAGCCGGCGTCACGCACAGTATTGCACGGGCTTGTGCCCAGGGCCGACTCATCTCGTGCGGTTGTGATCCGTCCGTCAACCGGAAGGGCATGTCGAAGTCGCTGCGCGAAAGCTTGGAAAAGGAGAAGCTACGCTTCCTGGACGCTATCGCGGAAAGCAATAGCGTGTTCGAGGAGGGCGACAGTTTACGCAAGCTGAAAGCGAAACAGGCCAGCCGATGGAAATGGGGCGGCTGTTCGCACAATATGGCGTTCGGGGTCGAGTTTTCCGAGCTGTTTCTCGACTCACGCGAAAAGGGCGCCGACATACAGTCACAGATTAATCTGCACAATAACCGTGCCGGACGGAGG GCCGTCTCAAACAACATGCAGGTACGGTGCAAATGTCACGGAATGTCCGGTAGCTGTCAGTTGAAGACGTGCTGGAAGTCGGCACCAGATTTTCGGGTGGTTGGACGTGTCCTGAAGCAACAGTATCGTCGTGCGATCCTTGTCGATCAATCGAACCTGGGCAATGGACCACCGATGATCGTCTACCGCAAGCCAAAGAAACGCAAGCACGTGTCTAATTTGCGTCCACCAAGAAGACAACCACGCGAGCAGCAGTTGGTACCGCTCGGCAATCGGCTCAGTGGTCCGACGAATCGGAAGCTAGAGAATGCGCTCTTCTACTACCAAAGATCACCGAACTTTTGCGAGCGCGATCAGATCTCCGACATACCAG GTACCATCGGACGACGCTGTAATCGGACGAGCAGTGGCAGCGAGGGTTGCGCATCGATGTGCTGCGGCCGGGGTTACAATCTGATCCGCGAAAAGCGGATCGATCGGTGCAACTGCAAGTTTCACTGGTGCTGCTTCGTGGAATGTGACGATTGTGAAATCGAGGAGTGGATCAGCGTGTGTAACTGA